From one Streptomyces spiramyceticus genomic stretch:
- a CDS encoding amino acid permease codes for MTSSAQVDTHKKDNEAPGGPPEEGGGEGYQRGLGARQIQMIAIGGAIGTGLFLGAGKGISIAGPSLILAYALAGLVIFFIMRALGELLMYRPVSGSFSEYAREFVGPFAGFVTGWTYWLFWVVTGITEVTAASEYMQYWTKGTDGWTDQPQWVFALIFTVLLFCVNLISVKLFGELEFWFSMIKVTAIVGMILICAGILTIGFSDAGDTASVTMLWDQGGFFPNGIGQSLMTLQLVMFAFLAVELVGVTAGEAKDPKTVLPKAINTVPWRIAVFYVGALIMILSVVPWTHFQPGVSPFVAAFEKMGLGVGAAIVNFVVLTAALSSCNSGMYSTGRMLRDLALNGQGPKFFTKLTKNGLPLAGTSFSAALMLVGVWINYQWPGEAFNYVVSFATISGMWAWIMILVSQIRYRAKADRGELPQSAFKAPGAPYTSWFALLFIGMVVVMMGIDKDARISLYCAPLWALLLGVSWLVLKKRNASVSAKA; via the coding sequence ATGACCTCCTCTGCACAGGTCGACACGCACAAAAAGGACAACGAAGCCCCCGGCGGCCCGCCTGAAGAAGGCGGCGGCGAGGGTTATCAGCGCGGACTCGGCGCCCGCCAGATCCAGATGATCGCGATCGGCGGCGCCATCGGCACCGGCCTCTTCCTCGGTGCGGGCAAGGGCATCTCCATCGCGGGCCCCAGCCTGATCCTGGCGTACGCCCTGGCCGGCCTGGTCATCTTCTTCATCATGCGGGCGCTCGGCGAGCTCCTCATGTACCGCCCGGTCTCCGGCTCCTTCTCGGAGTACGCCCGCGAGTTCGTCGGCCCCTTCGCGGGCTTCGTGACCGGCTGGACGTACTGGCTCTTCTGGGTCGTCACCGGCATCACCGAGGTCACCGCGGCCTCGGAGTACATGCAGTACTGGACCAAGGGCACGGACGGCTGGACCGACCAGCCGCAGTGGGTCTTCGCCCTGATCTTCACGGTCCTCCTCTTCTGCGTGAACCTGATCTCCGTGAAGCTCTTCGGCGAGCTGGAGTTCTGGTTCTCGATGATCAAGGTGACCGCGATCGTCGGCATGATCCTGATCTGCGCCGGCATCCTCACCATCGGCTTCTCCGACGCCGGCGACACCGCATCGGTGACCATGCTCTGGGACCAGGGCGGCTTCTTCCCCAACGGCATCGGCCAGAGCCTGATGACCCTCCAGCTGGTCATGTTCGCCTTCCTCGCCGTCGAGCTGGTCGGCGTCACCGCGGGCGAGGCCAAGGACCCGAAGACCGTCCTGCCCAAGGCCATCAACACCGTCCCGTGGCGCATCGCCGTCTTCTACGTCGGCGCGCTGATCATGATCCTGTCGGTCGTCCCGTGGACCCACTTCCAGCCGGGCGTCTCGCCGTTCGTGGCGGCCTTCGAGAAGATGGGCCTCGGCGTCGGCGCGGCCATCGTCAACTTCGTGGTTCTCACCGCCGCGCTGTCCTCCTGCAACTCGGGCATGTACTCCACCGGCCGCATGCTGCGCGACCTCGCGCTCAACGGCCAGGGCCCGAAGTTCTTCACCAAGCTGACCAAGAACGGCCTGCCCCTCGCGGGCACGTCCTTCTCCGCCGCCCTGATGCTGGTCGGCGTGTGGATCAACTACCAGTGGCCGGGCGAGGCGTTCAACTACGTCGTCTCCTTCGCGACCATCTCCGGCATGTGGGCCTGGATCATGATCCTGGTCAGCCAGATCCGCTACCGCGCCAAGGCCGACCGTGGCGAGCTGCCGCAGTCCGCCTTCAAGGCCCCCGGAGCGCCGTACACCAGCTGGTTCGCCCTGCTCTTCATCGGCATGGTCGTCGTGATGATGGGCATCGACAAGGACGCGCGGATCTCGCTGTACTGCGCGCCGCTGTGGGCGCTGCTGCTCGGCGTCTCGTGGCTGGTGCTGAAGAAGCGGAACGCGAGCGTCTCCGCAAAGGCCTGA
- a CDS encoding DUF2017 domain-containing protein, translating into MAGYAGYFEEVPGGGVAVALDEVEISILRSLAVQLLELVGPGDQPAEGEDPLAALFAEGPSEAPSDPALARLFPDAYGDPHADPAESGVSEDEMRARSAEFRRFTENDLRARKRENALAVVRSLDSMAASGEEVGVLKLPADDCPRWLGTLNDLRLTIGTRLEVTEEDESGELYRLPDSDPRKPMVMAYLWLGALQESLVETLMP; encoded by the coding sequence ATGGCCGGGTACGCCGGGTACTTCGAAGAGGTCCCGGGCGGTGGCGTGGCCGTCGCCCTCGACGAGGTCGAGATCTCGATCCTGCGCAGTCTGGCCGTACAGCTCCTTGAGCTGGTCGGCCCGGGCGACCAGCCCGCCGAGGGCGAGGACCCGCTCGCCGCGCTGTTCGCGGAGGGCCCGAGCGAGGCGCCCTCCGACCCGGCGCTGGCCCGTCTCTTTCCCGACGCCTACGGCGACCCGCACGCGGATCCGGCGGAATCCGGGGTGTCCGAGGACGAGATGCGCGCCCGTTCGGCCGAATTCAGGCGTTTTACGGAGAACGATCTGCGGGCCCGCAAGCGCGAGAACGCCCTCGCGGTCGTGCGCAGCCTGGACTCGATGGCCGCGTCCGGCGAGGAGGTCGGCGTACTGAAGCTGCCGGCCGACGACTGCCCGCGCTGGCTCGGCACGCTCAACGATCTGCGGCTGACCATCGGCACCCGCCTGGAGGTCACCGAAGAGGACGAGAGCGGTGAGCTCTACCGGCTGCCGGACTCCGATCCGCGCAAGCCGATGGTGATGGCGTATCTGTGGCTCGGTGCGCTTCAGGAGAGCCTCGTCGAAACGCTTATGCCCTGA
- a CDS encoding VOC family protein — translation MPARLDHTIVRSRDRFAAAQFLTELIGAPEAKPFGPFASVPLENGVTLDYLDDDSERIVSQHLAFLVPDEEFDEIFARVRERELPYWADPYHQEPQEINHHHQGRGFYVDDPDGHSIEFITHTYVID, via the coding sequence GTGCCCGCCCGTCTCGACCACACCATCGTCCGCAGCCGCGACCGCTTCGCCGCCGCGCAGTTCCTCACGGAGCTGATCGGGGCCCCGGAGGCGAAGCCGTTCGGCCCGTTCGCCAGTGTCCCGCTGGAGAACGGCGTCACCCTCGACTACCTCGACGACGACAGTGAGCGCATCGTTTCGCAACACCTGGCATTCCTGGTACCCGACGAAGAGTTCGACGAGATCTTCGCCCGCGTCAGGGAGCGCGAGCTCCCGTACTGGGCCGACCCGTACCACCAGGAGCCGCAGGAGATCAACCACCACCATCAGGGCCGCGGCTTCTACGTCGACGACCCCGACGGCCACTCCATCGAATTCATCACGCACACGTACGTGATCGACTAG
- a CDS encoding nicotinate phosphoribosyltransferase: MNTADLGLPVDVPSTALFTDQYEFTMLQAALKAGTADRRSVFEVFTRRLPDGRRYGVVAGTGRVLDAVENFRFDAGVLGFLREQGIVDEPTLEWLASYRFTGDIWGYPEGEVYFPGSPILRVEGTFAECVLLETVILSILNHDSAIAAAASRMAAAAGERPLIEMGARRTHELSAVASARAAYVGGFTSTSDLAAGFRYGIPTVGTSAHAFTLLHDKERDAFQAQVASLGSGTTLLVDTYDVAAAVRTAVEVAGTELGAVRIDSGDLLLVAHRVRQQLDELGATGTRIVVTSDLDEYAIASLAAAPVDAYGVGTQLVTGSGHPTCSMVYKLVARARSGDPKAPLQSVAKKSLGGKFSLGGRKWAARRTDAYGVAEAEVVGTGPVPAELADRQLLVELIKGGEVVAREPLDEVRDRHIAARGGLPMSAVQLSKGEPVIPTEYV; this comes from the coding sequence ATGAACACTGCGGACCTTGGGCTGCCGGTGGATGTGCCGTCGACAGCGCTCTTCACCGACCAGTACGAGTTCACGATGCTGCAGGCCGCGCTCAAGGCGGGCACCGCCGACCGGCGCTCGGTCTTCGAGGTCTTCACCCGTAGGCTGCCGGACGGGCGCCGTTACGGCGTCGTGGCGGGCACGGGGCGGGTGCTGGACGCCGTGGAGAACTTCCGGTTCGACGCGGGGGTGCTGGGCTTCCTGCGCGAGCAGGGCATCGTCGACGAACCGACCCTGGAATGGCTCGCCTCGTACCGCTTCACGGGCGACATCTGGGGCTATCCGGAGGGCGAGGTCTACTTCCCGGGCTCCCCGATCCTGCGGGTCGAGGGCACCTTCGCCGAGTGCGTGCTGCTGGAGACCGTGATCCTTTCGATCCTCAACCACGACTCGGCCATCGCCGCCGCCGCGTCCCGGATGGCCGCCGCGGCGGGCGAGCGCCCGCTCATCGAAATGGGCGCCCGGCGTACGCACGAGCTGTCCGCCGTCGCATCGGCGCGCGCCGCGTATGTCGGCGGGTTCACCTCGACCTCGGACCTGGCGGCCGGTTTCCGGTACGGCATCCCCACCGTCGGCACCAGCGCCCACGCCTTCACCCTGCTGCACGACAAGGAGCGCGACGCCTTCCAGGCACAGGTCGCCTCGCTCGGCAGCGGTACGACGCTGCTGGTCGACACGTACGACGTGGCGGCGGCGGTCCGTACGGCCGTCGAGGTGGCGGGGACCGAGCTCGGCGCGGTCCGTATCGACTCCGGGGACCTGCTGCTGGTCGCGCACCGGGTGCGGCAGCAGCTGGACGAACTCGGCGCCACCGGGACCAGGATCGTGGTGACGAGCGACCTCGACGAGTACGCGATCGCTTCGCTGGCGGCGGCTCCGGTGGACGCGTACGGCGTGGGCACTCAGCTGGTCACCGGCAGCGGGCACCCCACCTGCTCCATGGTCTACAAGTTGGTCGCCAGGGCCCGCTCGGGGGACCCCAAGGCGCCGCTCCAGTCGGTCGCGAAGAAGTCCCTGGGCGGCAAGTTCTCGCTGGGCGGCCGCAAGTGGGCCGCGCGCAGGACGGACGCGTACGGCGTCGCGGAGGCGGAGGTCGTCGGCACCGGGCCGGTCCCGGCGGAGCTGGCCGACCGGCAGCTGCTCGTCGAGCTGATAAAGGGCGGCGAGGTGGTCGCCAGGGAGCCGCTGGACGAGGTGCGCGACCGGCACATCGCCGCGCGCGGCGGGCTGCCCATGTCCGCGGTGCAGCTGTCGAAGGGAGAGCCGGTGATCCCGACAGAGTACGTATGA
- a CDS encoding SsgA family sporulation/cell division regulator, which translates to MNTVVERELELNLVLSPERSIPVPARLTYRTDDPYAVHVAFHIGSDSPVNWTFARELLVEGVFRPCGHGDVRIWPTKIDSRSVICMALTSPDGDALLEAPSVAVSAWLERTLLMVPPGTETEQLGIEEALAELLAPLPADDLWLRDPWPSDESQDGEA; encoded by the coding sequence ATGAACACCGTCGTGGAACGCGAACTGGAGCTCAACCTGGTGCTGTCGCCCGAGCGCAGCATCCCCGTCCCGGCCCGGCTGACGTACCGCACGGACGACCCGTACGCCGTGCACGTCGCCTTCCACATCGGCTCCGACTCCCCCGTCAACTGGACCTTCGCGCGCGAGCTGCTCGTGGAGGGCGTGTTCAGGCCGTGCGGCCACGGCGACGTCCGCATCTGGCCGACCAAGATCGACTCTCGAAGCGTGATCTGCATGGCGCTGACGTCCCCCGACGGCGACGCCCTCCTGGAGGCACCGTCCGTGGCCGTCTCCGCCTGGCTGGAGCGGACGCTGCTGATGGTCCCGCCGGGGACGGAGACCGAGCAGCTCGGCATCGAAGAGGCGCTCGCCGAGCTGCTCGCGCCGTTGCCGGCCGACGATCTGTGGCTGCGGGACCCCTGGCCGTCGGACGAGTCGCAGGACGGGGAGGCGTGA
- a CDS encoding RDD family protein, with amino-acid sequence MSTDQPPPGQPSDDDPFLKKPPQEPPPGGEGGPGGAGGQGGAGGAGGPYGPGGPGGPAGPGGGGPYDGGPYGGGPPYGTPPPPYSGGAADPLAGMPPLAPLGKRIVARIIDVLIVGVPLSLLGWLLGMFDAYNGDDWDEISTQMTGGKSLAWQLITMAAYIAYDAYMTTRSGGQTVGKRLMNLRVAMLNSGMVPEISASLLRSVVLWVPALVCCFCLWWLINLVMVLVDKPYKQGLHDKAGKTVVVSTT; translated from the coding sequence ATGAGCACCGACCAGCCGCCGCCCGGCCAGCCGTCCGATGACGACCCGTTCCTCAAGAAGCCGCCGCAGGAACCGCCGCCGGGCGGAGAGGGCGGACCGGGCGGAGCAGGAGGACAGGGCGGCGCGGGCGGGGCCGGGGGACCGTACGGACCTGGCGGACCGGGCGGCCCCGCCGGACCGGGCGGCGGCGGCCCTTACGACGGCGGTCCCTACGGCGGCGGCCCCCCGTACGGCACCCCGCCCCCGCCCTACAGCGGCGGCGCCGCCGACCCGCTCGCCGGGATGCCGCCGCTCGCCCCCCTCGGCAAGCGCATCGTGGCCCGCATCATCGACGTACTGATCGTCGGCGTCCCGCTGTCCCTGCTCGGCTGGCTGCTCGGCATGTTCGATGCCTACAACGGCGACGACTGGGACGAGATCTCCACCCAGATGACCGGCGGCAAGTCACTGGCGTGGCAGCTCATCACCATGGCCGCGTACATCGCGTACGACGCCTACATGACCACCAGGAGCGGCGGCCAGACCGTCGGCAAGCGGCTCATGAACCTGCGCGTAGCGATGCTCAACAGCGGCATGGTCCCGGAGATCAGCGCCTCACTTCTGCGTTCCGTCGTGCTGTGGGTGCCTGCCCTGGTCTGCTGCTTCTGTCTCTGGTGGCTCATCAACCTGGTGATGGTGCTGGTCGACAAGCCCTACAAGCAGGGGCTGCACGACAAGGCGGGCAAAACCGTGGTCGTGTCAACCACGTGA
- a CDS encoding immune inhibitor A domain-containing protein: MAATAATASAFATAQADDKSAGSAGIERRDPAPAKDHVEHDLEGPFSEQQDAERQAALEQVISGDATVQRRGGSKVVKLDDKKYVELGREKTDKIFTILVEFGDKVDNTTMFDPDGDGPKPPVKKYGGEAGPAHNRIAEPDRAQDNSTAWQKDYNQKHFQDLYFGTGKGKDSLKTYYEKTSSGRYSVDGEVSDWVKVDYNEARYGSNYCGSSNCSNVWDAVRDGVTAWTEAQKAAGKSDAEIKAQLAKYDLWDRYDFDSDGNFNESDGYIDHFQIVHAGEDESAGGGTEGENALWAHRWYAYGTDAGKTGPANNPAGGAQIGKTGIWVGDYTMQPENGGLGVFAHEYGHDLGLPDLYDTSGKGDNNVGFWSLMSAGSWLGKAKNEIGDLPGDMTAWDKLQLGWLDYDKAKAAKKSTHKLGVSAYNTRNPQALVVELPKKPVTTTVVKPAEGSKQWWSDMGDDLKNTLTRSVDLTGKAKAGLSLQGWWDIEAEYDWLYAEVSTDAGKTWDAVDGTADGKALPRDAADKPGLTGEGGAYKKLAFPLDAYAGKKIDLRFRYQTDGGAGGKGFAADAITVTADGAPLFTDNAEGDDNGWTAKGFSRIGESFTKAYEQYYLAENRQYVSYDKTLKAGPYNFGFATTRPSWVEHYPYQNGLLVWLWDTSQKDNNTSQHHGKGLILPVDAHAKPLKWADGKLMRNKIQTFDSTFSKYRTDAFTLHNADVPLDLKSQKGVPVFDDRKGTYWYKENPTAGVEVPDTNTKISIVSEPKSGSTMTVKVGPSAKY, encoded by the coding sequence ATGGCCGCGACCGCCGCGACGGCGTCGGCGTTCGCCACCGCTCAGGCCGACGACAAGTCGGCCGGCTCGGCAGGCATCGAGCGTCGTGACCCGGCGCCGGCCAAAGACCATGTCGAGCACGATCTCGAAGGCCCGTTCAGCGAGCAGCAGGACGCCGAGCGCCAGGCTGCGCTCGAACAGGTCATATCCGGGGACGCCACGGTGCAGCGCCGCGGCGGCTCCAAGGTCGTGAAGCTCGACGACAAGAAGTACGTCGAGCTCGGCCGGGAGAAGACCGACAAGATCTTCACGATCCTGGTGGAGTTCGGCGACAAGGTCGACAACACCACGATGTTCGACCCGGACGGCGACGGACCGAAGCCGCCCGTGAAGAAGTACGGGGGCGAGGCCGGACCGGCGCACAACCGGATAGCCGAGCCGGACCGTGCGCAGGACAACTCCACGGCCTGGCAGAAGGATTACAACCAGAAGCACTTCCAGGACCTGTATTTCGGTACGGGCAAGGGCAAGGACTCGCTCAAGACCTACTACGAGAAGACCTCGTCCGGCCGTTACTCGGTCGACGGCGAGGTCTCCGACTGGGTCAAGGTCGACTACAACGAGGCCCGTTACGGCTCCAACTACTGCGGCAGCAGCAACTGCTCCAACGTGTGGGACGCCGTCCGCGACGGCGTGACCGCCTGGACCGAGGCCCAGAAGGCCGCCGGCAAGAGCGACGCCGAGATCAAGGCGCAGCTCGCCAAGTACGACCTCTGGGACCGCTACGACTTCGACTCGGACGGCAACTTCAACGAGTCGGACGGCTACATCGACCACTTCCAGATCGTCCACGCGGGCGAGGACGAGTCGGCGGGCGGCGGCACGGAGGGCGAGAACGCGCTCTGGGCGCACCGCTGGTACGCGTACGGCACGGACGCCGGCAAGACCGGCCCCGCGAACAACCCGGCCGGCGGCGCCCAGATCGGCAAGACCGGCATCTGGGTCGGCGACTACACGATGCAGCCCGAGAACGGCGGCCTCGGCGTCTTCGCCCACGAGTACGGCCACGACCTGGGCCTGCCCGACCTGTACGACACCAGCGGCAAGGGCGACAACAACGTCGGCTTCTGGTCACTGATGTCGGCCGGTTCCTGGCTCGGCAAGGCCAAGAACGAAATCGGCGACCTGCCGGGCGACATGACGGCCTGGGACAAGCTCCAGCTGGGCTGGCTCGACTACGACAAGGCCAAGGCCGCGAAGAAGTCGACGCACAAGCTGGGCGTTTCGGCGTACAACACCAGGAACCCGCAGGCGCTCGTCGTCGAGCTGCCGAAGAAGCCCGTCACCACGACTGTCGTGAAGCCCGCCGAGGGCTCCAAGCAGTGGTGGAGCGACATGGGTGACGACCTCAAGAACACCCTGACGCGGTCCGTCGACCTCACCGGCAAGGCCAAGGCCGGCCTGTCGCTGCAGGGCTGGTGGGACATCGAGGCCGAGTACGACTGGCTGTACGCCGAGGTCTCGACCGACGCGGGCAAGACATGGGACGCCGTCGACGGCACCGCGGACGGCAAGGCGCTGCCGCGCGACGCCGCCGACAAGCCCGGCCTGACCGGTGAGGGCGGCGCGTACAAGAAGCTGGCGTTCCCGCTGGACGCGTACGCGGGCAAGAAGATCGACCTCCGCTTCCGCTACCAGACCGACGGCGGCGCGGGCGGCAAGGGCTTCGCGGCCGACGCCATCACGGTGACCGCGGACGGCGCCCCGCTGTTCACGGACAACGCCGAGGGCGACGACAACGGCTGGACCGCCAAGGGCTTCTCGCGCATCGGTGAGTCCTTCACCAAGGCGTACGAGCAGTACTACCTGGCCGAGAACCGCCAGTACGTGTCGTACGACAAGACCCTCAAGGCCGGCCCGTACAACTTCGGCTTCGCCACGACCCGTCCCAGCTGGGTCGAGCACTACCCGTACCAGAACGGCCTGCTGGTCTGGCTCTGGGACACCTCCCAGAAGGACAACAACACCAGCCAGCACCACGGCAAGGGCCTGATCCTGCCGGTCGACGCGCACGCCAAGCCGCTGAAGTGGGCGGACGGCAAGTTGATGCGGAACAAGATCCAGACCTTCGACTCGACCTTCAGCAAGTACCGGACGGACGCGTTCACGCTGCACAACGCGGACGTGCCGCTGGACCTGAAGTCGCAGAAGGGCGTCCCGGTCTTCGACGACCGTAAGGGGACGTACTGGTACAAGGAGAACCCGACCGCGGGTGTGGAGGTCCCTGACACCAACACCAAGATCTCGATCGTCAGCGAGCCGAAGAGTGGCTCGACGATGACGGTGAAGGTCGGCCCCTCCGCGAAGTACTGA
- a CDS encoding isochorismatase family protein has product MHRALIVVDVQNDFCEGGSLAVAGGADVAAAVTDLIGEAPAGYRHVVATRDHHVDPGDHFSASPDYVHSWPVHCVAGTEGVGFHPNFAPAVASGAIAAVFDKGAYAAAYSGFEGTDENGVRLADWLRERGVTEVDVVGIATDHCVRATALDAAREGFATHVLLDLTAGVSQETTAAALEEMREAGVELSGKPVV; this is encoded by the coding sequence ATGCACCGCGCCTTGATCGTCGTCGACGTTCAGAACGACTTCTGTGAGGGCGGCAGCCTCGCGGTGGCGGGCGGTGCCGATGTCGCCGCCGCCGTGACCGACCTGATCGGCGAGGCCCCGGCCGGCTACCGCCATGTCGTCGCCACCCGCGACCACCATGTCGACCCGGGCGACCACTTCTCGGCCAGCCCGGACTACGTCCACTCCTGGCCCGTGCATTGCGTCGCCGGTACGGAGGGCGTGGGCTTCCACCCGAACTTCGCGCCGGCCGTCGCCTCGGGCGCCATCGCCGCCGTCTTCGACAAGGGCGCGTACGCCGCGGCGTACAGCGGCTTCGAGGGCACCGACGAGAACGGCGTCCGGCTCGCCGACTGGCTGCGCGAGCGTGGCGTCACCGAGGTCGACGTGGTCGGCATCGCGACGGACCACTGCGTGCGCGCGACCGCGCTGGACGCGGCGCGGGAGGGCTTCGCCACGCATGTGCTGCTCGACCTGACGGCCGGAGTCTCGCAGGAGACGACGGCTGCGGCGCTGGAGGAGATGCGCGAGGCGGGCGTGGAGCTGTCGGGCAAGCCGGTGGTCTAG
- a CDS encoding RDD family protein, with amino-acid sequence MSAPTPANGDSSPTPGYYPDPSIPGYVRFWNGAAWVPGTSRPAPADGEAMPPPPGGATSAAPTAPSAPSAPSPVEETGPLFFDEEPEGAHLHGNAPEPASAWQADTSRQTGFGGERDRRVSWGSSQPDAASGDPRRGTPSQSAGDPRAGASDPGDPAPQQGAGGASASGSGGGTQDPASGDPSRGALPGVRRPGQAQPPADGTVTIRALRQGAEEAARTTRADGTMAIRTMTPGAQQPQTPGRPTPANPSPQNPGQGRPPGQNPGQAQGAGQGQSPDRPHVPGQGGPHTSGQNPGQAHAPARPHVPGQGQQTSGQAAGAGQAQGPSWAPAAGQGQSPRQVPGQAQGQAQGQAQAPLTGRASTPGQAQQGQGAQGAAGGAPVASGAGGGAASWAQQVHRLAQPDQGAPASEPVVPWKPPVSDPFLQAAQAQAAARPAGLGKRLAARLVDTVVLGAVVGPVAVPLVSKAVTHVDGKIEAAKLSGETVTVWLLDGTTAGYLGIVLAAFLLFGVVYEVLPTVKWGRTLGKKLCRMHVRDIEAHEPPAFWAALRRWLVYGVLGVLAVGVVNAMWCLFDRPWRQCWHDKVARTFVASDS; translated from the coding sequence ATGAGCGCCCCCACCCCGGCCAACGGCGACAGCAGCCCCACTCCTGGCTACTATCCCGACCCGTCCATCCCCGGATATGTCCGGTTCTGGAACGGGGCCGCGTGGGTGCCCGGAACCAGCCGCCCCGCGCCCGCCGACGGCGAGGCGATGCCGCCCCCGCCGGGCGGCGCCACGTCCGCTGCGCCCACCGCGCCGTCCGCGCCGTCCGCGCCGTCTCCGGTGGAGGAGACCGGCCCGCTCTTCTTCGACGAGGAGCCCGAAGGCGCGCACCTGCACGGAAACGCCCCGGAACCGGCGTCGGCCTGGCAGGCGGACACCTCCCGCCAGACGGGCTTCGGCGGCGAGCGCGACCGCCGCGTCTCCTGGGGCTCCTCGCAGCCGGACGCCGCGTCGGGCGACCCACGCCGGGGGACCCCGTCCCAGAGCGCGGGCGACCCCCGCGCAGGGGCGTCCGACCCCGGCGACCCGGCGCCGCAGCAAGGGGCAGGCGGTGCTTCGGCCTCCGGTTCCGGTGGCGGTACGCAGGACCCGGCCTCGGGCGACCCCAGCCGGGGTGCACTGCCGGGCGTACGCAGGCCCGGACAGGCACAGCCTCCCGCCGACGGTACGGTCACGATCCGCGCCCTGCGCCAGGGCGCGGAGGAGGCCGCCCGCACGACCAGGGCGGACGGCACGATGGCGATCAGGACGATGACCCCGGGCGCCCAGCAGCCCCAGACCCCCGGCCGGCCCACCCCCGCCAACCCGTCGCCGCAGAACCCGGGCCAGGGCCGGCCTCCGGGCCAGAACCCCGGTCAGGCGCAAGGCGCGGGGCAGGGCCAGAGCCCCGATCGGCCGCACGTCCCGGGCCAGGGCGGGCCCCACACGTCAGGCCAGAACCCGGGTCAGGCGCACGCCCCGGCCCGGCCGCACGTCCCGGGGCAGGGCCAGCAGACCTCCGGCCAGGCAGCCGGCGCGGGTCAGGCCCAAGGCCCCAGCTGGGCCCCGGCCGCCGGCCAGGGGCAGAGCCCCCGTCAAGTCCCGGGCCAGGCACAAGGACAGGCACAGGGCCAGGCACAGGCCCCCCTCACCGGCCGTGCTTCGACTCCCGGCCAGGCGCAGCAGGGGCAGGGCGCCCAAGGCGCCGCTGGGGGCGCCCCCGTGGCGTCCGGGGCCGGTGGTGGCGCCGCCTCGTGGGCGCAGCAGGTGCACCGGCTGGCGCAGCCGGACCAGGGCGCGCCCGCTTCGGAACCCGTCGTGCCCTGGAAGCCGCCGGTCAGTGACCCGTTCCTGCAGGCCGCCCAGGCCCAGGCCGCGGCGAGGCCCGCCGGACTCGGCAAGCGGCTTGCAGCGCGACTCGTCGACACGGTGGTCCTCGGGGCCGTCGTCGGCCCGGTCGCCGTACCGCTCGTATCGAAGGCCGTCACACATGTCGACGGCAAGATCGAGGCGGCGAAGCTCTCCGGCGAGACCGTCACCGTATGGCTGCTCGACGGTACGACGGCCGGATACCTCGGCATCGTGCTCGCCGCGTTCCTGCTCTTCGGAGTGGTCTACGAGGTGCTGCCGACCGTCAAGTGGGGCCGTACGCTCGGTAAGAAGCTGTGCCGTATGCACGTGCGGGACATCGAGGCGCACGAGCCCCCGGCCTTCTGGGCGGCGCTGCGGCGCTGGCTGGTGTACGGCGTGCTCGGCGTCCTCGCCGTCGGTGTCGTCAACGCCATGTGGTGCCTGTTCGACCGCCCGTGGAGGCAGTGCTGGCACGACAAGGTGGCGCGTACGTTCGTGGCGAGCGACAGCTGA
- the clpS gene encoding ATP-dependent Clp protease adapter ClpS: MGRVSVAPVEIERPESAEETFAVPEPDVPWVTLVHNDPVNLMSYVEYVFQSYFGYPKDKAHKLMLDVHHKGRAVVSSGSREEMERDVQAMHGYGLWATLTQDRG, from the coding sequence ATGGGACGGGTGAGTGTCGCCCCCGTAGAGATCGAACGCCCAGAGTCGGCCGAGGAAACCTTCGCCGTCCCCGAACCCGACGTTCCTTGGGTGACCCTGGTCCACAACGACCCCGTCAATCTCATGAGCTACGTCGAGTACGTTTTCCAGTCCTACTTCGGTTACCCCAAGGACAAGGCCCACAAGCTGATGCTCGACGTCCATCACAAGGGCCGCGCCGTCGTCTCCAGCGGCAGCCGCGAGGAGATGGAGCGCGACGTGCAGGCGATGCACGGATACGGGCTCTGGGCGACCCTCACGCAGGACCGCGGCTGA